The following coding sequences lie in one Streptomyces albofaciens JCM 4342 genomic window:
- a CDS encoding alkaline phosphatase D family protein, whose translation MARQGQYEQDARPAQGPQGAPHGPEVRDAAARLARRRFLTGTGAAAALAFAANLPGTGVAYAAAEADARKITENPFTLGVASGDPLPGSVVLWTRLAPKPYEPGSGMPKARVQVRWEVAYDERFTRPAGRGKADAHPEFNHAVHIEATGLAPDRVYYYRFRAGDWISPVGRTRTAPARGAKNNELRLGVVSCQAYHDGYYTAHRHLAAEDLDVVFHLGDYLYEYPVDAVGGARKYTDRKLPARFNRETVTLEDYRLRYALYKSDPDLQAAHAAHPFIVTWDDHEVENNYADDVSENNDPKGEFLLRRAAAYRAYWENQPLRRPQRPHGPDAQLYRRMHFGQLAQFDILDTRQYRSDQAYGDGWRTPGPESTDPKRTLTGAKQERWLIDGWRSSSALWNVLPQQVTFSERRNATGPGYKLSMDSWDGYPASRERVLKGAEAAGVDNLVVLTGDVHVHYAFDVKRDFGNEKSRTVGVEFVTTSIASGEDGADKPANWGTYMAANPHMKFYNGRRGYVTVTLDREKARADFRTVSAVTKPGAPVITAGSFVSEVGDPGLKPA comes from the coding sequence ATGGCCCGTCAAGGTCAGTACGAGCAGGACGCGCGGCCCGCACAGGGGCCCCAGGGCGCACCGCACGGCCCGGAGGTGCGGGACGCCGCCGCACGGCTCGCCCGGCGCCGCTTCCTCACCGGCACCGGGGCCGCCGCCGCGCTGGCCTTCGCGGCCAACCTGCCCGGCACCGGCGTCGCGTACGCCGCGGCCGAGGCCGACGCCCGGAAGATCACCGAGAACCCCTTCACGCTCGGCGTGGCCTCCGGCGACCCGCTGCCCGGCTCCGTCGTGCTGTGGACCCGGCTGGCCCCGAAGCCGTACGAGCCGGGCAGCGGCATGCCCAAGGCGCGCGTCCAGGTGCGCTGGGAGGTCGCGTACGACGAGCGGTTCACGCGCCCGGCCGGGCGCGGGAAGGCCGACGCGCACCCGGAGTTCAACCACGCGGTGCACATCGAGGCCACCGGCCTGGCACCGGACCGCGTCTACTACTACCGCTTCCGGGCCGGCGACTGGATCAGCCCGGTCGGCCGGACCCGCACCGCCCCCGCGCGCGGCGCGAAGAACAACGAGCTGCGGCTGGGCGTCGTCTCCTGCCAGGCGTACCACGACGGCTACTACACCGCCCACCGGCACCTGGCCGCCGAGGACCTGGATGTGGTCTTCCACCTCGGCGACTACCTGTACGAGTACCCGGTGGACGCCGTGGGCGGCGCCCGCAAGTACACCGACCGCAAGCTGCCCGCGCGCTTCAACCGCGAGACGGTGACGCTGGAGGACTACCGGCTGCGGTACGCGCTCTACAAGTCCGACCCCGACCTCCAGGCCGCGCACGCCGCCCACCCGTTCATCGTCACCTGGGACGACCACGAGGTGGAGAACAACTACGCCGACGACGTCAGCGAGAACAACGACCCCAAGGGCGAGTTCCTGCTGCGCCGGGCCGCCGCCTACCGCGCGTACTGGGAGAACCAGCCGCTGCGCCGCCCGCAGCGGCCGCACGGCCCGGACGCCCAGCTCTACCGGCGTATGCACTTCGGACAGCTGGCCCAGTTCGACATCCTCGACACCCGTCAGTACCGCTCCGACCAGGCGTACGGCGACGGCTGGCGCACCCCGGGCCCCGAGTCCACCGACCCGAAGCGCACCCTGACCGGCGCGAAGCAGGAGCGCTGGCTGATCGACGGCTGGCGGTCGTCCTCCGCGCTGTGGAACGTGCTGCCGCAGCAGGTCACCTTCTCCGAGCGCCGCAACGCCACCGGCCCCGGCTACAAGCTCAGCATGGACTCCTGGGACGGCTACCCGGCCTCCCGCGAGCGGGTGCTGAAGGGGGCGGAGGCGGCCGGTGTGGACAACCTGGTCGTGCTGACCGGCGACGTGCACGTGCACTACGCCTTCGACGTGAAGCGGGACTTCGGGAACGAGAAGTCGCGCACCGTGGGCGTGGAGTTCGTGACCACCTCGATCGCGAGCGGTGAGGACGGCGCGGACAAGCCCGCCAACTGGGGCACGTACATGGCCGCCAACCCGCACATGAAGTTCTACAACGGCCGCCGCGGCTATGTGACCGTCACGCTGGACCGGGAGAAGGCGCGGGCCGACTTCCGGACGGTCTCGGCGGTGACGAAGCCGGGGGCGCCGGTGATCACGGCGGGGTCGTTCGTGTCCGAGGTGGGGGACCCGGGGCTCAAGCCGGCCTGA
- a CDS encoding multidrug effflux MFS transporter codes for MTDPGTGTTETQDSVPIDGRDAAAPPAASRRTSLLVTLILGGLTAVPPLSMDMYLPALPEVTEVLHSPAATVQLTLTTCLAGMALGQMVVGPMSDKWGRRRPLLVGMLVYIVATALCALATNAELLIAFRLLQGLAGAAGIVIARAVVRDLYDGVAMARFFSTLMLISGVAPVVAPLIGGQILRITDWRGVFVVLTVVGVLLTLLVWRRLHETLPPAKRHSGGLGEALRTMRSLLADRAFSGYLIVGAFAFAALFAYISASPFVIQEIYGASPQTFSLLFGVNSVGLVLVGQINGKVLVGRVSLDVVLGIGLGLITAAATALLLMAGGVFGEVGLWPMAAGLFVLMSAMGLVMPSANTKALLRSGHAAGSASALLGTSTFLLGSVASPLVGIAGEHTAVPMAVVQLSCGVLALLSFLGMCRPWQRREETANGTGERTKL; via the coding sequence ATGACGGACCCCGGGACCGGAACGACGGAAACCCAGGACAGCGTTCCGATAGACGGGCGGGACGCGGCGGCGCCGCCCGCCGCGTCCCGCCGTACCAGCCTGCTCGTCACCCTCATCCTCGGCGGCCTGACCGCGGTGCCGCCGCTCTCCATGGACATGTACCTCCCGGCGCTGCCGGAGGTCACCGAGGTCCTGCACAGCCCGGCCGCGACCGTCCAGCTCACCCTGACCACCTGCCTCGCGGGCATGGCCCTGGGGCAGATGGTGGTCGGCCCGATGAGCGACAAGTGGGGGCGCCGCCGCCCGCTGCTCGTCGGCATGCTCGTCTACATCGTCGCCACCGCGCTGTGCGCCCTGGCCACCAACGCCGAACTGCTCATCGCCTTCCGCCTGCTCCAGGGCCTGGCGGGCGCGGCCGGCATCGTCATCGCACGGGCCGTCGTCCGCGACCTGTACGACGGCGTGGCGATGGCCCGCTTCTTCTCCACCCTGATGCTCATCTCCGGCGTCGCGCCCGTCGTGGCGCCGCTGATCGGCGGGCAGATCCTGCGGATCACCGACTGGCGCGGCGTCTTCGTTGTCCTGACCGTGGTCGGCGTGCTGCTCACGCTGCTGGTCTGGCGCCGGCTGCACGAGACCCTGCCGCCCGCGAAGCGGCACTCCGGCGGCCTCGGCGAGGCGCTGCGCACCATGCGCTCCCTCCTCGCCGACCGGGCCTTCTCCGGCTACCTGATCGTCGGCGCGTTCGCCTTCGCCGCGCTGTTCGCGTACATCTCCGCCTCCCCGTTCGTGATCCAGGAGATCTACGGCGCCTCCCCGCAGACCTTCAGCCTGCTGTTCGGCGTCAACTCCGTCGGCCTGGTCCTGGTCGGCCAGATCAACGGCAAGGTGCTGGTCGGCCGGGTCAGCCTGGACGTGGTGCTGGGCATCGGCCTGGGCCTGATCACGGCCGCCGCGACGGCGCTGCTGCTGATGGCGGGCGGCGTCTTCGGCGAGGTCGGGCTGTGGCCGATGGCCGCCGGGCTGTTCGTCCTGATGTCCGCGATGGGCCTGGTCATGCCGTCGGCCAACACCAAGGCGCTGCTGCGCTCCGGCCACGCGGCGGGCTCCGCCTCCGCGCTGCTGGGCACCTCCACCTTCCTCCTGGGGTCCGTCGCCTCGCCGCTGGTCGGCATCGCGGGCGAGCACACCGCCGTGCCGATGGCCGTCGTCCAGCTCTCCTGCGGCGTACTGGCGCTGCTGAGCTTCCTGGGAATGTGCCGCCCGTGGCAGCGTAGGGAGGAGACCGCCAACGGGACCGGCGAGAGGACCAAGCTCTGA
- a CDS encoding serine hydrolase domain-containing protein, which produces MRHGTPARAGLDPAWTHRLVRGVREATEGPDPWCAGAVVLAGRGPVVAVEEAAGWALRYAGYDPERDRGVELPRDRWEPVRVGTVFDLASLTKLCTAIVAVQQAERGRLDLAAEAGRWLPGFAAGITVRRLLTHTSGLRPELPFYERRGRAAQLALLWEEAAAPAAPPGGPYRYSDLNLIALQLILERLTGQRLDALVAEGITGPLGMTSTSYGPLAPAGVAATEDQRRPWAKADRGMVRGAVHDENAWALGGVAGHAGLFSTAQDLAVLCRTLLSGGAYGKTRILGAESVALLLDPPGLGFGVDQPWFMGELAGRGAAGHTGFTGTSLVLDRATDTFLVLLANTVHPRRRPADSAPRAAAATRLARAVRAGSRAFG; this is translated from the coding sequence CTGCGCCACGGCACCCCCGCCCGCGCGGGACTCGACCCCGCCTGGACGCACCGCCTCGTACGGGGGGTGCGGGAGGCGACCGAGGGGCCGGATCCCTGGTGCGCGGGCGCGGTGGTGCTGGCCGGGCGCGGCCCGGTCGTCGCCGTCGAGGAGGCGGCGGGCTGGGCGCTGCGCTACGCGGGCTACGACCCGGAGCGCGACCGGGGCGTGGAGCTGCCCCGGGACCGCTGGGAGCCGGTGCGCGTCGGCACCGTCTTCGACCTGGCCTCGCTGACCAAGCTGTGCACCGCGATCGTGGCCGTGCAGCAGGCCGAGCGGGGCCGCCTGGACCTGGCCGCCGAGGCGGGCCGGTGGCTGCCGGGCTTCGCCGCCGGGATCACCGTCCGCCGCCTGCTCACCCACACCTCGGGCCTGCGCCCGGAACTGCCCTTCTACGAGCGGCGCGGGCGCGCGGCCCAGCTGGCCCTGCTGTGGGAGGAGGCCGCCGCGCCCGCCGCGCCGCCCGGCGGCCCGTACCGCTACTCCGACCTCAACCTCATCGCCCTCCAGCTGATCCTCGAACGGCTCACCGGGCAGCGGCTGGACGCCCTGGTGGCCGAGGGGATCACCGGCCCGCTGGGCATGACCAGCACCTCGTACGGGCCGCTGGCCCCGGCGGGCGTGGCGGCGACCGAGGACCAGCGGCGGCCGTGGGCGAAGGCGGACCGCGGCATGGTGCGCGGCGCGGTGCACGACGAGAACGCGTGGGCGCTCGGCGGCGTCGCCGGTCACGCGGGCCTCTTCTCCACGGCGCAGGACCTGGCGGTGCTGTGCCGGACGCTGCTGAGCGGCGGCGCGTACGGGAAGACCCGCATCCTCGGCGCGGAGTCGGTGGCGCTGCTGCTGGACCCGCCGGGACTGGGCTTCGGCGTGGACCAGCCGTGGTTCATGGGCGAGCTGGCGGGGCGCGGCGCGGCCGGGCACACCGGGTTCACCGGGACGAGCCTGGTGCTGGACCGGGCGACCGACACGTTCCTGGTGCTGCTGGCCAACACGGTGCACCCGCGGCGGCGCCCGGCGGACAGCGCGCCGCGGGCGGCGGCCGCGACCCGGCTGGCGCGGGCGGTACGGGCGGGCAGCCGGGCGTTCGGCTGA
- a CDS encoding small ribosomal subunit Rsm22 family protein, whose amino-acid sequence MHDELRAALAGLLDGLPPTQAARAVDRLIANYRGRTPTDAPVLRDRADVAAYAAYRMPATFEAVRHALDAFAARLPEWSPATHVDIGGGTGAASWAVAATWTGHRTTVYDWAEPALDLGRELAAGVLPETDWQRRVIGAGMTVPEGTDLVTVSYVLGELRPEDRRAVVAAAAGARAVVLVEPGTPDGYLRIREAREQLTDAGLRVVAPCPHSGACPIVPGEDWCHMSARVARSSLHRQVKGGSLPYEDEKFSYVAAIRPEVADEHGAGTAPARVVRKPQLRKGQVLLDLCTEQGLRRDTVTKRHGERYRAARDAGWGDAWEPAG is encoded by the coding sequence ATGCACGACGAACTGCGCGCCGCACTGGCCGGCCTGCTCGACGGCCTGCCGCCCACGCAGGCCGCGCGGGCCGTCGACCGGCTGATCGCCAACTACCGCGGCCGGACCCCGACCGACGCCCCGGTGCTCCGCGACCGCGCGGACGTCGCCGCGTACGCCGCCTACCGGATGCCCGCGACCTTCGAGGCCGTGCGGCACGCCCTGGACGCCTTCGCGGCGCGGCTGCCGGAGTGGTCGCCCGCCACCCATGTGGACATCGGCGGCGGCACCGGCGCCGCGAGCTGGGCGGTGGCGGCCACCTGGACCGGCCACCGCACGACCGTCTACGACTGGGCCGAACCGGCCCTGGACCTGGGCCGCGAGCTGGCCGCCGGCGTGCTGCCGGAGACCGACTGGCAGCGCCGGGTCATCGGCGCGGGCATGACCGTCCCCGAGGGCACGGACCTGGTCACCGTCTCGTACGTGCTCGGCGAGCTGCGCCCGGAGGACCGCCGGGCCGTCGTCGCCGCGGCGGCCGGGGCGCGGGCCGTCGTGCTGGTCGAACCCGGCACCCCGGACGGCTATCTGCGCATCCGCGAGGCGCGCGAGCAGCTCACGGACGCCGGGCTGCGCGTCGTCGCGCCGTGCCCGCACAGCGGCGCGTGCCCGATCGTGCCGGGAGAGGACTGGTGCCACATGTCCGCGCGGGTGGCGCGCTCCTCGCTGCACCGGCAGGTCAAGGGCGGTTCGCTGCCGTACGAGGACGAGAAGTTCAGCTACGTCGCGGCGATCCGGCCGGAGGTGGCCGACGAGCACGGTGCCGGTACCGCCCCGGCCCGTGTCGTCCGCAAGCCCCAGCTCCGCAAGGGACAGGTCCTGCTGGACCTCTGTACGGAGCAGGGGCTGCGGCGCGACACGGTCACCAAGCGGCACGGCGAGCGCTACAGGGCCGCCCGCGACGCCGGGTGGGGCGACGCCTGGGAGCCGGCCGGCTGA
- the ddaH gene encoding dimethylargininase, whose protein sequence is MRTPRRSARPRRYLMCPPTHFRVSYSINPWMDPDKPVDLPLALAQWEVLRDRYRALGHTVEELRPRPDLPDMVFAANGATVVDGRVLGARFAFEERRGEAAVHAAWFRDHGFTEVREPENVNEAEGDFAVTASWLLAGRGFRSSPLSHAEAQEYFGRPVIGLDLVDPRYYHLDTALCVLDDATDSEVMYYPGAFSAGSRAVLARLFPDALIASRADAEAFGLNAVSDGRHVLLPQAAVGLFEPLRERGYEPVGMDLTELLKGGGSVKCCTQELRPAPA, encoded by the coding sequence TTGCGTACACCCCGGCGCAGCGCCCGTCCCCGGCGCTACCTGATGTGCCCGCCGACCCACTTCCGGGTCAGCTACTCCATCAACCCCTGGATGGACCCGGACAAACCGGTCGACCTGCCGCTGGCGCTCGCCCAGTGGGAGGTGCTGCGCGACCGCTACCGCGCGCTCGGCCACACCGTGGAGGAGCTGCGGCCCCGCCCCGACCTGCCGGACATGGTCTTCGCGGCCAACGGGGCCACCGTCGTGGACGGCCGGGTGCTCGGCGCGCGGTTCGCCTTCGAGGAGCGGCGCGGCGAGGCCGCCGTGCACGCCGCGTGGTTCCGGGACCACGGCTTCACCGAGGTCCGCGAGCCGGAGAACGTCAACGAGGCGGAGGGCGACTTCGCGGTCACCGCCTCCTGGCTGCTGGCCGGACGCGGCTTCCGCAGCAGCCCGCTCTCGCACGCCGAGGCGCAGGAGTACTTCGGCCGCCCGGTGATCGGCCTGGACCTCGTCGACCCGCGCTACTACCACCTCGACACGGCGTTGTGCGTGCTGGACGACGCGACCGACTCCGAGGTCATGTACTACCCGGGCGCCTTCTCCGCGGGCAGCCGGGCGGTGCTGGCCCGGCTGTTCCCGGACGCGCTGATCGCCTCGCGGGCGGACGCGGAGGCGTTCGGGCTGAACGCGGTCAGCGACGGCCGGCACGTCCTGCTCCCGCAGGCCGCGGTGGGGCTGTTCGAGCCGCTGCGGGAGCGCGGGTACGAGCCGGTCGGCATGGACCTGACCGAGCTGCTCAAGGGCGGCGGCAGCGTGAAGTGCTGCACGCAGGAGCTGCGGCCCGCGCCCGCGTAG
- a CDS encoding DUF6243 family protein gives MSKGNAGGMLGVGGTRSKLSRGALRGGRGGGGVGGGTDPMAQRRALLRRLQEQRGDGQTRQG, from the coding sequence ATGAGCAAGGGAAACGCGGGCGGGATGCTCGGCGTCGGCGGCACCCGCAGCAAGCTCTCCCGGGGCGCGCTGCGCGGCGGCCGGGGCGGCGGCGGTGTCGGCGGCGGCACGGATCCGATGGCACAGCGGCGCGCCCTGCTGCGCAGACTCCAGGAGCAGCGCGGCGACGGGCAAACCCGTCAGGGGTGA
- a CDS encoding TetR/AcrR family transcriptional regulator: protein MANKTAPDSTRRSERSRRAIYDAALDLVGEVGFDKLTIEGIAARAGVGKQTIYRWWPSKAAVLLDAFTQVVEGYEAGLPDTGDLAADLKFVLRATADEFNDQKWQAPYRALAAAGANDAELSAPFVERLLEPGTQVYVNRLRAAQERGEIGPDVDVRVAAEMLLGPFTQRWLMRTGELTHAYVDTLVDLVLSGLRPRT, encoded by the coding sequence ATGGCCAACAAGACAGCGCCCGACTCCACGCGCCGCAGCGAACGCTCGCGCCGCGCCATCTACGACGCGGCCCTCGACCTCGTCGGCGAGGTCGGCTTCGACAAGCTGACGATCGAGGGCATCGCGGCCCGCGCCGGAGTCGGCAAGCAGACGATCTACCGCTGGTGGCCCTCGAAGGCCGCGGTCCTGCTGGACGCCTTCACCCAGGTCGTCGAGGGGTACGAGGCCGGGCTGCCGGACACCGGCGACCTCGCCGCCGACCTCAAGTTCGTGCTGCGGGCCACCGCCGACGAGTTCAACGACCAGAAGTGGCAGGCCCCCTACCGCGCCCTCGCGGCGGCCGGCGCGAACGACGCGGAGCTGTCGGCCCCCTTCGTCGAGCGCCTGCTGGAGCCCGGCACCCAGGTCTACGTGAACCGGCTGCGGGCCGCCCAGGAGAGGGGCGAGATCGGGCCGGACGTGGACGTGCGGGTGGCGGCCGAGATGCTGCTGGGGCCCTTCACGCAGCGCTGGCTGATGCGGACCGGTGAGCTGACGCACGCGTACGTGGACACGCTGGTCGACCTGGTCCTCTCCGGGCTGCGGCCCCGTACCTGA
- a CDS encoding bifunctional DNA primase/polymerase, with protein MERKSRFSQWLRRPRSGSDGGDTDTGSAAQSREDLLLAVADAGFPLAPAAHPSGYGCSCERIGCPTPGRHPVSFGWQTVASTDREKVAGWARAYPQANFITATGIAHDVLDVPAEAGRSALERLEAAGVEVGPVALSGAAYGEGRMLFFTATRGTPDDEDEWWPCELDCHPETMDEHPGLRWHCRGSYVLLPPSRLPGDQPAVSWLRGPERPVPDPLTLLETLTDACAEYADQHDHDHEAAAWPIGR; from the coding sequence ATGGAACGCAAGAGCAGGTTCTCCCAGTGGCTTCGCCGGCCGAGGAGCGGTTCGGACGGCGGCGATACGGACACGGGATCAGCGGCGCAGAGCCGCGAGGACCTGCTGCTGGCGGTCGCCGACGCGGGTTTCCCGCTCGCCCCGGCGGCCCACCCCTCCGGCTACGGCTGTTCCTGCGAGCGCATCGGCTGCCCCACGCCCGGCCGGCACCCCGTCTCCTTCGGCTGGCAGACCGTCGCCAGCACCGACCGGGAGAAGGTCGCCGGCTGGGCGCGCGCGTATCCGCAGGCCAACTTCATCACCGCCACCGGCATCGCCCACGACGTGCTGGACGTCCCCGCCGAAGCGGGCCGCAGCGCGCTGGAGCGCCTGGAGGCGGCCGGTGTCGAGGTCGGCCCGGTCGCGCTGAGCGGCGCGGCGTACGGCGAGGGCCGGATGCTGTTCTTCACCGCCACCCGCGGCACCCCGGACGACGAGGACGAGTGGTGGCCCTGCGAGCTGGACTGCCATCCGGAGACCATGGACGAGCATCCGGGCCTGCGCTGGCACTGCCGCGGCAGCTATGTCCTCCTGCCGCCCTCCCGGCTGCCCGGCGACCAGCCCGCGGTGTCCTGGCTGCGCGGCCCCGAGCGGCCGGTGCCCGACCCGCTGACCCTGCTGGAAACGCTCACCGACGCCTGCGCCGAGTACGCCGACCAGCACGACCACGACCACGAAGCGGCGGCCTGGCCCATCGGCCGCTGA
- the efeU gene encoding iron uptake transporter permease EfeU: MFGNYLIGLREGLEASLVVCILIAYLVKTGRREALRPVWLGVGIAVLLSLAFGAALQFGSQTLTFEAQEALGGSLSIIAVGLVTWMVFWMRRTARHLKKELHGKLDAALAMGTAALVVTAFLAVGREGLETALFIWAAASSADDGWRPLAGALLGLLTAVALGWLFYRGAVRINLAKFFTWTGGMLVVVAAGVLAYGCHDLQEAGLLPGLSTKAFDLGDAYEADSWYGTLLKGVFNFQPDPTVLQVTVWALYLVPTLALFLAPGRVAPNRATPAAAQTAPAPVAPKEPEPHDTQVAVPGTRSADRRERGAADAERVHDRARRAGDAAGGVEG; this comes from the coding sequence GTGTTCGGCAATTACCTGATCGGCCTGCGCGAGGGCCTGGAAGCCAGTCTGGTCGTCTGCATCCTGATCGCCTATCTGGTCAAGACCGGCAGGCGGGAGGCTCTGCGGCCGGTGTGGCTGGGCGTGGGCATCGCCGTGCTGTTGTCGCTGGCGTTCGGCGCCGCGCTCCAGTTCGGCTCGCAGACGCTGACGTTCGAGGCGCAGGAGGCGCTCGGCGGCTCGCTGTCGATCATCGCGGTGGGCCTGGTCACGTGGATGGTCTTCTGGATGCGGCGGACCGCGCGGCACCTGAAGAAGGAACTGCACGGCAAGCTGGACGCGGCGCTCGCGATGGGCACGGCGGCGCTGGTGGTCACCGCCTTCCTGGCGGTGGGGCGCGAGGGCCTGGAGACCGCGCTGTTCATCTGGGCGGCGGCGAGCAGCGCGGACGACGGCTGGCGCCCGCTGGCCGGCGCCCTGCTGGGGCTCCTGACGGCGGTGGCTCTGGGCTGGCTGTTCTACCGCGGCGCCGTCCGCATCAACCTGGCGAAGTTCTTCACCTGGACCGGCGGCATGCTCGTGGTGGTCGCCGCGGGCGTGCTGGCGTACGGCTGCCACGACCTCCAGGAGGCGGGACTGCTGCCGGGCCTGTCCACGAAGGCGTTCGACCTGGGCGACGCCTACGAGGCGGACAGCTGGTACGGCACGCTCCTCAAGGGCGTCTTCAACTTCCAGCCCGACCCGACCGTCCTCCAGGTCACGGTGTGGGCGCTGTATCTGGTCCCCACGCTGGCCCTGTTCCTCGCCCCCGGTAGGGTTGCGCCGAATCGTGCCACCCCGGCGGCCGCGCAGACCGCCCCGGCCCCGGTCGCCCCGAAGGAGCCCGAGCCCCATGACACGCAGGTCGCCGTTCCGGGTACCCGTAGCGCTGACCGCCGCGAGCGCGGCGCTGCTGACGCTGAGCGGGTGCATGACCGTGCACGGCGAGCGGGAGATGCTGCCGGCGGTGTCGAAGGCTGA
- the efeB gene encoding iron uptake transporter deferrochelatase/peroxidase subunit, producing the protein MTGGGTKKSAESAAGPAAETGTDGAAAPEAGASAPRTPSRRALLGWGGAGLALGAVAAGGTAAALRTGGDAAPAAAARPAEAVPFHGAHQAGIATAVQDRLHFAAFDVKTDDRAELITLLKEWTRAAARMTAGAQIGSGAIGSLAEAPPDDTGEALGLPPSRLTLTFGIGPSLFGAGGEDRFGIRDRRPAALVDLPRFPGDNLDPARGGGDLCVQACADDPQVAVHAIRNLARIGFGKVAVRWSQLGFGKTSSTTPDAQTPRNMFGFKDGTRNIAGTDAKALERHVWVGARDEKGGGAWMAGGSYLVARRIRMHIETWDRTSLREQEEIFGRDKGEGAAVGRKHEHDEPHLPSMPPASHVRLAHPDSNDGIRILRRGYSFTDGTDGLGRLDAGLFFLAYQRDVRQGFIPLQQRLARHDALNEYIQHVGSALFAVPPGVGGADDWWGRGLFA; encoded by the coding sequence ATGACGGGCGGCGGAACGAAGAAGAGCGCGGAGAGCGCGGCGGGTCCGGCGGCGGAAACCGGCACGGACGGCGCGGCGGCCCCGGAAGCCGGTGCCTCGGCACCCCGCACCCCCTCGCGCCGCGCGCTGCTCGGCTGGGGCGGTGCCGGGCTCGCGCTCGGCGCGGTCGCGGCCGGCGGTACGGCGGCGGCGCTGCGCACCGGGGGCGACGCGGCGCCCGCGGCGGCCGCCCGGCCCGCCGAGGCCGTGCCCTTCCACGGCGCGCACCAGGCCGGCATCGCCACCGCGGTACAGGACCGGCTGCACTTCGCGGCGTTCGACGTGAAGACCGACGACCGGGCGGAGCTGATCACCCTCCTGAAGGAGTGGACACGGGCCGCCGCGCGGATGACCGCCGGGGCCCAGATCGGCTCCGGCGCCATCGGCTCGCTCGCCGAGGCGCCCCCGGACGACACCGGCGAGGCGCTGGGCCTGCCGCCGTCCCGGCTCACCCTCACCTTCGGCATCGGCCCGTCGCTGTTCGGGGCCGGGGGCGAGGACCGCTTCGGGATCCGGGACCGGCGGCCCGCGGCGCTGGTGGACCTGCCGCGGTTCCCCGGCGACAACCTCGACCCGGCGCGCGGCGGCGGCGACCTGTGCGTACAGGCGTGTGCCGACGATCCGCAGGTCGCCGTGCACGCGATCCGCAACCTGGCGCGGATCGGCTTCGGCAAGGTCGCCGTGCGCTGGTCCCAGCTGGGTTTCGGCAAGACCTCCTCGACGACGCCCGACGCGCAGACCCCGCGCAACATGTTCGGCTTCAAGGACGGCACCCGGAACATCGCGGGCACCGACGCCAAGGCCCTGGAGCGGCATGTGTGGGTCGGCGCGCGGGACGAGAAGGGCGGCGGCGCGTGGATGGCCGGCGGCTCGTACCTGGTGGCGCGCCGCATCCGGATGCACATCGAGACCTGGGACCGCACCTCGCTGCGGGAACAGGAGGAGATCTTCGGGCGGGACAAGGGCGAGGGCGCGGCGGTGGGCCGCAAGCACGAGCACGACGAGCCGCACCTGCCGTCGATGCCGCCCGCCTCCCACGTACGCCTGGCGCACCCGGACTCCAACGACGGCATCCGCATCCTGCGCCGCGGCTACTCCTTCACCGACGGCACGGACGGGCTGGGCCGGCTGGACGCGGGCCTGTTCTTCCTCGCCTACCAGCGGGACGTACGCCAGGGCTTCATCCCCCTCCAGCAGCGGCTGGCGCGCCACGACGCGCTCAACGAATACATCCAGCACGTGGGTTCGGCGCTGTTCGCGGTCCCGCCGGGCGTCGGCGGGGCCGACGACTGGTGGGGGCGCGGGCTGTTCGCCTGA